In Fibrobacter sp. UWB10, a single window of DNA contains:
- a CDS encoding peptidyl-prolyl cis-trans isomerase: protein MKAKLLALVSLASLFFLNGCNGIGDKDTILARIDKEKVYQEDYTLLMKNGETYKTTKGQFLYDKLYSKAALVTRALAEYPELAEEWKTHFADLEPRFLTMIYQRYYVMECLTYSDAELRQYYDSNRGLFPSDSTGEFLMVRGDVASYYYVSKNQERFDSYLKDTLKLQDPSEEEILKQKKAFADAYRRELRGSLSDHILEKAHIGIQETPSVDAKTYYNKHKDEFMTVPGYELYHVQGDSAKLASLFAEAPTLEQFKAAAYANSTNSKTAKDSGYVGHVKQNFALPYGIGMVDALASALEGKQPGFVTEVLRAGNSFHRFYLAAQDPAKMKPYDRVESALQNGVKDGTYFDIDSSTVLITKSGKPVFTEADLLRYNELYFRQRMNLRVHQRIVEMVAETFAYAEIARELKLNHSWEYRALYRYNRLEYLSNRYVEKKLFDQDVPEDTLKAYYDYVRNAIQSGYSYEQSKNLVRKIALFPENLYKHDYFMCYRLIYAGKTYEQSISEIYNRNLGDYTVAKTERFATEAYENADVHLYDTRIAEFKPYKTADKLIARADSLYQAGKKSDAYYAYRDVMYAYAENDSLFERVAYEMAQVQGENEEFMDAEGEYYAFYTMWPNSVNAEKAMFSRGFMLNENLGWNDKALGVLEEFLKKYPNSELKESAQWLVDNIKSEGKLADDLMKKIEAED, encoded by the coding sequence ATGAAGGCAAAACTCCTGGCTCTTGTTTCATTGGCGTCGCTGTTTTTCTTGAACGGCTGTAACGGTATCGGCGACAAGGATACAATCCTTGCTCGCATCGATAAAGAAAAGGTCTATCAAGAAGACTACACGTTGCTCATGAAAAATGGAGAAACGTACAAGACGACTAAAGGTCAGTTCCTGTATGACAAACTCTATTCAAAGGCTGCACTTGTAACGAGAGCTCTTGCTGAATATCCTGAATTGGCTGAGGAATGGAAGACTCATTTCGCTGACTTGGAACCTCGCTTTTTGACGATGATTTACCAGCGCTATTATGTCATGGAATGCTTGACATATAGCGATGCTGAATTGCGTCAGTATTATGATTCCAATAGAGGATTGTTCCCGTCGGATTCAACGGGCGAATTCTTGATGGTTCGTGGCGATGTTGCAAGCTACTACTATGTTTCAAAGAATCAGGAACGATTTGATTCCTATTTGAAGGATACGCTTAAGCTTCAAGATCCTTCGGAAGAAGAAATCTTGAAGCAAAAGAAGGCCTTTGCCGATGCGTACCGTCGTGAATTGCGCGGCTCTCTTTCGGACCATATTCTTGAAAAAGCCCATATTGGAATTCAGGAAACTCCGTCTGTCGATGCGAAGACCTATTACAACAAGCACAAAGATGAATTCATGACCGTTCCTGGCTATGAATTGTACCATGTGCAGGGCGATTCGGCAAAGCTTGCCTCTTTGTTTGCTGAAGCTCCGACGCTTGAACAGTTTAAGGCTGCAGCGTATGCAAACAGCACCAACTCGAAAACCGCAAAGGATAGCGGTTATGTTGGTCATGTCAAGCAAAACTTTGCTTTGCCCTATGGAATCGGCATGGTCGATGCCCTTGCTTCGGCTTTGGAAGGAAAGCAACCAGGCTTTGTGACGGAAGTCCTTCGTGCTGGCAATAGCTTCCATCGTTTTTATCTTGCCGCTCAGGATCCGGCCAAGATGAAACCCTATGACCGCGTTGAATCGGCTCTCCAGAATGGTGTCAAGGACGGAACGTATTTTGATATCGATTCTTCTACGGTGCTGATTACGAAGTCCGGCAAGCCGGTATTTACCGAAGCGGATTTGTTGCGCTATAACGAACTTTATTTCCGTCAAAGAATGAATCTCCGAGTCCATCAGAGAATCGTGGAAATGGTGGCTGAAACTTTCGCCTATGCTGAAATTGCAAGAGAACTGAAGCTGAACCATTCCTGGGAATACAGGGCCTTGTACCGCTACAATCGTTTGGAATACCTGTCGAACCGTTATGTCGAGAAAAAGTTGTTTGACCAGGATGTTCCGGAAGATACTTTGAAAGCATACTACGATTATGTTCGCAATGCTATTCAGTCGGGTTATTCTTACGAACAGTCCAAGAATCTGGTGCGCAAGATTGCTTTGTTCCCCGAAAACTTGTACAAGCATGATTACTTCATGTGCTATCGCTTGATTTACGCGGGCAAGACTTACGAACAAAGTATTTCTGAAATTTATAACAGAAACCTCGGCGATTACACGGTTGCAAAGACGGAAAGATTTGCGACGGAGGCTTATGAGAACGCCGATGTGCATTTGTACGATACGAGAATTGCTGAATTCAAGCCCTACAAGACGGCTGACAAGCTGATTGCTCGTGCAGATTCTCTTTACCAGGCCGGTAAAAAGTCCGATGCCTATTATGCTTATCGTGATGTGATGTATGCCTATGCCGAAAATGACAGCCTGTTTGAACGAGTCGCTTATGAAATGGCTCAAGTTCAGGGCGAAAACGAAGAATTCATGGATGCAGAAGGGGAGTACTATGCCTTCTACACCATGTGGCCGAATAGTGTAAATGCCGAAAAGGCCATGTTTAGCCGCGGCTTTATGCTCAACGAAAATTTGGGCTGGAACGACAAGGCTCTCGGAGTGCTTGAGGAATTCCTTAAGAAGTATCCGAACAGCGAACTTAAGGAATCCGCCCAGTGGCTCGTCGATAACATCAAGAGTGAAGGCAAACTTGCCGATGATTTGATGAAAAAGATCGAAGCCGAAGACTAA
- the purL gene encoding phosphoribosylformylglycinamidine synthase, translating to MLILRGTPALSDFRLQKLSSDFKSAGLSVASVYAEFLHVVDLSADLTDAETETLKKVLHYGPAREPKALEGELFVVCPRPGTISPWSSKATDIAHICGLPAIKRIERAIAYYVKFEGAAPAGAREKISAKIHDRMTQAVFADTASLEVLFSKEEPRPLNVIPVLTEGRDALVKADKEMGLALSSDEIDYLVKNFTELKRNPTDVELYMFAQANSEHCRHKVFGAEWTIDGVKQDKSLFQMIKNTYQLHNSNIFSAYKDNAAVMKGAVAGRYYADPRNNKYDFHHEEVDILMKVETHNHPTAISPFPGAATGSGGEIRDEGATGKGSKPKAGLTGFSVSNLKLPGAVQPWEKDFGSPSRIASALDIMIEGPLGGAAFNNEYGRPNILGYFRTFEQEVDAQNGKEVRGYHKPIMLAGGLGNIKHEHIEKGHIDPGDHLIVLGGPAMLIGLGGGAASSVANGAGNESLDFASVQRENPEMERRCQEVIDRCWAMNEENPITFIHDVGAGGLSNAFPELVNDGGLGGKFELRNVPNDEPGMSPFEIWSNESQERYVIAIAGDKLDVFDAICKRERCPYAVVGEAIPEKHLTLTDKHFGTTPIDMPLGVLLGKPPRMIRNEKSQKRPLSSTVVPADASIKDVAHRVLANPTVADKTFLISIGDRSVTGMICRDQMVGPWQVPVADCAVTSATLDTYEGEVMSMGERAPIALISPAAAARMTVAESLTNMAAACVPDMGRVNLSANWMATPNYEGDGADLYEAVKSIGMELCPDLGITIPVGKDSMSMSTVWQDDKGSHRVTAPISLVISAFAPCADVRKTLTPQLLQDKDSTLVLVDLARGQNRMGASIAAQVYNNLGDKAPDVDSAQELRAFFETIQKLNAAGKIMAYHDKSDGGLYTTVAEMAFAGHVGVTLNAGALKGNLIDALFNEELGAVLQVKKADLKAVFEAFAAVGLGDTVSEIGTLNDTYNLIIGDYAEGLSDLRAIWSDTTRRIAALRDNPDCAESEYKLKLEQDDPGITPKVTFDVVASAKIVKDFASRPKMAILREQGVNGELEMAAAFQKAGFESIDVHMTDILEGRVSLKDFNGLVACGGFSYGDVLGAGEGWAKSILFNPKARAEFEAYFNRKDTFTLGVCNGCQMVSNLKDLIPGAKHWPRFVQNLSERFEARYCSLKVEDTPAVLLKGMAGSVLPIAVAHGEGRAEFASREAAEACLKTGLVALRYVDGKHEYTERYPLNPNGSPFGINGLCSEDGRALVMMPHPERVFRTCQYSWHPAEWGEDGPWMQLFRNGRIFVG from the coding sequence ATGCTCATTCTTCGTGGTACGCCGGCTCTGTCGGATTTCCGTCTCCAGAAACTTTCTTCCGATTTCAAGAGCGCAGGCCTTTCTGTCGCATCCGTTTACGCTGAATTCCTGCACGTGGTGGATTTGTCCGCCGACCTGACCGATGCAGAAACCGAAACTTTGAAGAAGGTGCTGCATTACGGTCCGGCCCGCGAACCCAAGGCTCTCGAAGGCGAACTCTTTGTGGTGTGCCCGCGTCCGGGTACCATCAGCCCGTGGAGTTCCAAGGCTACCGATATCGCTCACATCTGCGGCCTCCCGGCTATCAAGCGCATTGAACGCGCTATTGCTTATTACGTGAAGTTTGAAGGTGCTGCTCCGGCCGGTGCCCGCGAAAAGATTTCGGCCAAGATTCACGACCGCATGACGCAGGCCGTTTTCGCCGACACCGCCTCCTTGGAAGTCCTCTTCAGCAAGGAAGAACCGCGTCCGCTGAACGTGATTCCGGTGCTCACCGAAGGCCGCGACGCCCTCGTGAAGGCTGACAAGGAAATGGGCCTCGCTCTTTCCTCCGACGAAATCGATTACTTGGTCAAGAACTTCACCGAACTCAAGCGCAATCCGACCGACGTGGAACTTTACATGTTCGCGCAGGCCAACTCGGAACATTGCCGCCACAAGGTGTTCGGTGCCGAATGGACGATTGATGGTGTCAAGCAGGACAAGTCCCTGTTCCAGATGATTAAGAACACCTACCAGCTCCACAACTCTAACATCTTTAGCGCCTACAAGGACAACGCCGCCGTGATGAAGGGCGCTGTTGCTGGCCGCTACTACGCCGACCCGCGCAACAACAAGTACGACTTCCACCACGAAGAAGTCGACATCCTCATGAAGGTCGAAACCCACAACCACCCGACGGCTATTTCTCCGTTCCCGGGTGCCGCTACCGGTAGTGGTGGCGAAATCCGTGACGAAGGTGCCACGGGTAAGGGTTCCAAGCCGAAGGCTGGCCTCACGGGCTTTAGCGTTTCGAACTTGAAACTGCCGGGTGCAGTCCAACCTTGGGAAAAGGACTTTGGTAGCCCGTCCCGTATTGCTTCTGCTCTCGACATTATGATTGAAGGCCCGCTCGGTGGCGCTGCATTCAACAACGAATACGGCCGTCCGAACATCCTCGGTTACTTCCGTACTTTCGAACAGGAAGTCGATGCCCAGAACGGCAAGGAAGTCCGTGGTTACCATAAGCCGATTATGTTGGCCGGTGGTCTCGGTAACATCAAGCATGAACATATCGAAAAGGGCCACATTGATCCGGGTGACCACCTGATCGTGCTCGGCGGTCCGGCCATGCTCATCGGTCTTGGTGGTGGTGCTGCTAGCTCTGTGGCTAACGGTGCCGGTAATGAATCTCTCGACTTTGCCTCTGTGCAGCGTGAAAACCCCGAAATGGAACGCCGCTGCCAGGAAGTCATCGACCGTTGCTGGGCGATGAACGAAGAAAACCCGATTACCTTCATTCACGACGTGGGTGCAGGTGGACTTTCCAACGCCTTCCCGGAACTGGTGAACGATGGCGGTCTCGGTGGTAAGTTTGAACTGCGTAATGTGCCGAACGACGAACCGGGTATGAGCCCGTTCGAAATCTGGAGTAACGAATCTCAGGAACGTTATGTGATCGCTATTGCAGGCGATAAGTTGGATGTGTTCGACGCTATTTGTAAGCGTGAACGCTGCCCGTACGCTGTGGTGGGCGAGGCTATTCCTGAAAAGCACTTGACTCTGACCGACAAGCACTTCGGTACGACTCCGATCGACATGCCGCTTGGCGTGCTCCTCGGCAAGCCGCCTCGCATGATCCGTAACGAAAAGAGCCAGAAGCGCCCGCTTTCTTCCACGGTGGTTCCGGCAGATGCCTCCATCAAGGATGTGGCTCACCGCGTGCTTGCAAACCCGACCGTCGCTGACAAGACGTTCTTGATTTCTATCGGTGACCGTTCCGTGACGGGTATGATTTGCCGCGACCAGATGGTTGGCCCGTGGCAGGTGCCGGTTGCTGATTGCGCCGTGACCAGCGCAACGCTCGATACTTACGAAGGTGAAGTCATGAGCATGGGCGAACGCGCCCCGATCGCCTTGATTTCTCCGGCCGCTGCCGCTCGCATGACGGTGGCTGAATCCCTCACCAACATGGCTGCCGCTTGCGTGCCTGATATGGGCCGCGTGAACTTGTCCGCAAACTGGATGGCAACGCCGAACTACGAAGGCGATGGCGCCGACCTTTACGAAGCCGTGAAGTCTATCGGTATGGAACTCTGCCCGGATCTCGGCATTACGATTCCGGTGGGTAAGGACTCCATGAGCATGAGCACCGTGTGGCAGGACGACAAGGGTAGCCACCGCGTGACCGCTCCGATTTCGCTCGTCATCAGTGCCTTTGCTCCGTGCGCCGACGTGCGCAAGACGCTTACCCCGCAGCTGTTGCAGGATAAGGATTCGACGCTCGTGCTCGTTGACTTGGCCCGCGGTCAGAATCGCATGGGCGCCTCCATTGCTGCTCAGGTTTACAACAACCTCGGCGACAAGGCTCCGGATGTCGATTCCGCTCAGGAACTCCGCGCCTTCTTCGAAACCATCCAGAAACTCAATGCCGCAGGCAAGATTATGGCCTACCACGACAAGAGCGATGGCGGTCTCTACACGACGGTTGCCGAAATGGCATTCGCTGGCCACGTGGGTGTCACGCTCAATGCCGGTGCCCTCAAGGGTAACCTGATCGATGCCCTGTTCAACGAAGAACTCGGTGCCGTACTCCAGGTCAAGAAGGCTGATTTGAAGGCCGTGTTCGAAGCATTCGCTGCTGTCGGCCTCGGCGATACCGTTTCTGAAATCGGTACGCTCAACGATACTTACAACTTAATCATCGGCGACTACGCCGAAGGTCTTTCCGACCTGCGCGCCATCTGGAGTGACACGACCCGCCGCATCGCGGCTCTCCGCGATAACCCGGATTGTGCCGAAAGCGAATACAAGCTCAAGTTGGAACAGGACGATCCGGGTATCACGCCGAAGGTCACCTTCGACGTGGTGGCGTCTGCCAAGATTGTGAAGGACTTCGCCAGCCGTCCGAAGATGGCTATCCTCCGCGAACAGGGCGTCAACGGCGAACTCGAAATGGCTGCAGCCTTCCAGAAGGCTGGTTTCGAATCTATCGACGTTCACATGACCGATATTCTCGAAGGCCGCGTAAGCCTCAAGGACTTCAACGGTCTCGTGGCTTGCGGTGGCTTTAGCTACGGTGACGTTCTCGGTGCCGGTGAAGGCTGGGCCAAGAGCATTCTCTTCAACCCGAAGGCTCGTGCTGAATTCGAAGCATACTTCAACCGCAAAGACACCTTCACGCTCGGCGTTTGCAATGGCTGCCAGATGGTTTCTAACCTCAAGGATTTGATTCCGGGCGCCAAGCACTGGCCGCGTTTTGTGCAGAACCTCTCCGAACGCTTCGAAGCCCGTTACTGCTCTTTGAAGGTCGAAGATACTCCGGCAGTGCTCCTCAAGGGCATGGCAGGCTCCGTGCTCCCGATTGCGGTCGCACACGGCGAAGGCCGCGCAGAATTCGCTAGCCGCGAAGCTGCTGAAGCCTGCCTTAAGACCGGTCTCGTGGCGCTCCGCTACGTGGATGGCAAGCACGAATACACCGAACGCTACCCGCTGAACCCCAACGGTTCTCCGTTCGGTATCAACGGCCTCTGCTCCGAAGACGGTCGCGCTCTCGTCATGATGCCGCACCCGGAACGTGTGTTCCGTACCTGCCAGTACTCCTGGCACCCGGCAGAATGGGGCGAAGATGGTCCGTGGATGCAGTTGTTCCGCAACGGTCGTATCTTTGTCGGCTAA
- a CDS encoding succinate dehydrogenase cytochrome b subunit, with amino-acid sequence MQWIVKYLTSSIGKKQIMGCTGAFLALFIFGHMCGNFQLLNFDQAAAQASYNAYTEFLTGFNPLHFPVKMIYLIELVLVAAFALHIFLAVTLKIENKKARGGIDYEVNARKGKKTFATFTMIWSGLFILGFLVQHLMMLKFGEHYLYMNDKGEIVRDMWLTTIQMFANPFWAAFYVISMFVIGMHLFHAISSAFQTMGIAHQKWTPIIDIAGIVYSVVVALGFGITAVAAFYLGNQPETQALIEKSRSLQPQYEQQKQEKAAAKTAFVIPSVGEVEVSFNAEI; translated from the coding sequence ATGCAATGGATCGTCAAGTATCTTACCTCTTCCATCGGTAAGAAGCAGATCATGGGATGCACGGGTGCCTTTTTGGCTCTGTTCATCTTCGGCCACATGTGTGGTAACTTCCAGCTTCTGAATTTCGATCAGGCCGCGGCTCAGGCATCCTACAATGCCTACACCGAATTCCTGACCGGATTCAACCCGCTCCACTTCCCGGTGAAGATGATTTACCTCATTGAACTGGTGCTGGTGGCTGCCTTTGCTCTTCATATCTTCCTCGCTGTTACGCTGAAGATTGAAAACAAGAAGGCTCGCGGTGGCATCGATTACGAAGTCAACGCTCGCAAGGGTAAGAAGACTTTCGCAACCTTCACCATGATCTGGTCCGGTCTCTTCATTCTCGGCTTCCTCGTGCAGCACCTCATGATGCTCAAGTTTGGTGAACACTACCTCTACATGAACGACAAGGGCGAAATCGTCCGCGACATGTGGCTCACCACCATCCAGATGTTTGCAAACCCGTTCTGGGCTGCATTCTACGTGATCAGCATGTTCGTGATTGGCATGCACCTCTTCCACGCTATTTCGTCTGCCTTCCAGACCATGGGTATCGCTCACCAGAAGTGGACCCCGATTATCGACATCGCTGGTATCGTTTACAGTGTCGTCGTTGCCCTCGGTTTCGGTATCACCGCTGTTGCTGCTTTCTACCTCGGTAACCAGCCCGAAACTCAGGCCCTGATTGAAAAGTCTCGTAGCCTGCAGCCGCAGTACGAACAGCAGAAGCAGGAAAAGGCTGCCGCAAAGACCGCCTTCGTGATTCCTTCTGTTGGCGAAGTAGAAGTTTCTTTTAACGCTGAAATTTAA
- a CDS encoding fumarate reductase/succinate dehydrogenase flavoprotein subunit: MILDSKIPGGSIEEKWTKHKFELKLVNPANKRKFTVIVVGTGLAGSSAAASLAELGYNVKSFCIQDSPRRAHSIAAQGGINAAKNYKNDGDSVYRLFYDTVKGGDFRAREANVHRLAENSNLIIDQCVAQGVPFGREYGGLLDNRSFGGTQVSRTFYARGQTGQQLLLGAYQALMRQVAAGKVKMFPRREMMDLVVIDGKARGIIVRNLITGELESHVADAVCLCTGGYGNVYYLSTNAQGSNVTAAFRAYKRGALFANPCYTQIHPTCIPRHGDLQSKLTLMSESLRNDGRIWVPRKAGDTRSPDQIPESERYYYLEEKYPSFGNLVPRDVASRNAKQVCDAGLGVGNTKQAVYLDFADAIERMGVAGVSAKYGNLFQMYEKITDEDPYKVPMRIFPAIHYTMGGLWVDYDLMSTIPGCFVLGEANFSDHGANRLGASALMQGLSDGYFVIPFTIGGYFAGTKLEKVSESDAAFEDCKKQTEERIHKLLSIKGHRTVNDIHRELGNIMWEYVGMARNKKGLETALEKIPALREEFWQNVNVLGSEGSFNQNLERAGRVADFLEFAEVLTLDALHREESCGGHFREESQTEEGEAKRDDEHFCYVGAWEYKGDGVKPELSKEPLTFDNVHLVTRSYK; encoded by the coding sequence ATGATTCTTGATTCTAAAATCCCCGGTGGTTCCATCGAAGAAAAGTGGACCAAGCATAAGTTCGAACTCAAACTCGTGAACCCCGCCAACAAGCGTAAGTTCACGGTGATCGTGGTGGGTACTGGCCTTGCCGGTTCTTCCGCTGCCGCATCTCTTGCCGAACTTGGTTACAATGTCAAGTCTTTCTGCATCCAGGATAGCCCCCGTCGTGCACACTCCATTGCTGCTCAGGGTGGTATCAACGCTGCTAAGAACTACAAGAACGATGGCGACTCTGTTTACCGTTTGTTCTACGATACCGTGAAGGGCGGTGACTTCCGCGCTCGCGAAGCCAACGTGCACCGTCTGGCTGAAAACTCCAACCTCATCATCGACCAGTGCGTCGCCCAGGGCGTTCCGTTCGGTCGTGAATACGGTGGCCTCCTTGACAACCGTTCCTTCGGTGGTACGCAGGTTTCCCGTACGTTCTACGCTCGTGGTCAGACGGGTCAGCAGCTCTTGCTCGGTGCCTACCAGGCTCTCATGCGCCAGGTTGCTGCCGGTAAGGTCAAGATGTTCCCGCGTCGCGAAATGATGGACCTCGTCGTGATCGACGGCAAGGCTCGCGGTATCATCGTGCGTAACCTCATCACTGGCGAACTCGAAAGCCACGTGGCCGATGCAGTCTGCCTTTGCACCGGTGGTTACGGTAACGTCTATTACCTTTCTACCAACGCTCAGGGTTCTAACGTGACGGCTGCTTTCCGTGCTTACAAGCGCGGCGCTCTGTTCGCCAACCCCTGCTACACTCAGATTCACCCGACTTGCATTCCTCGCCACGGCGACCTGCAGTCCAAGCTCACCTTGATGAGCGAATCTCTCCGTAACGACGGACGTATTTGGGTTCCGCGCAAGGCGGGCGATACCCGTAGCCCGGACCAGATTCCTGAATCTGAACGTTACTACTACCTCGAAGAAAAGTACCCGAGCTTCGGTAACCTCGTTCCGCGTGACGTGGCTTCCCGTAACGCCAAGCAGGTTTGCGACGCCGGTCTCGGCGTGGGCAACACCAAGCAGGCTGTGTACCTCGACTTCGCAGACGCTATCGAACGCATGGGCGTTGCAGGCGTTTCTGCCAAGTATGGTAACCTCTTCCAGATGTACGAAAAGATCACCGACGAAGATCCGTACAAGGTTCCGATGCGTATCTTCCCGGCCATCCACTATACCATGGGTGGTCTCTGGGTTGACTACGATTTGATGTCCACGATTCCGGGCTGCTTTGTTCTCGGTGAAGCCAACTTCTCCGACCACGGTGCAAACCGCCTCGGTGCTTCTGCTCTTATGCAGGGCCTCTCCGACGGTTACTTCGTGATTCCGTTCACCATCGGTGGTTACTTCGCTGGCACCAAGCTCGAAAAGGTTTCCGAATCCGACGCTGCCTTCGAAGACTGCAAGAAGCAGACCGAAGAACGCATCCACAAGCTCCTTTCCATCAAGGGTCACCGCACTGTTAACGATATCCATCGTGAACTCGGTAACATCATGTGGGAATACGTGGGCATGGCCCGTAACAAGAAGGGCTTGGAAACTGCTCTCGAAAAGATCCCGGCTCTCCGCGAAGAATTCTGGCAGAATGTCAACGTGCTCGGTTCCGAAGGTTCCTTCAACCAGAACCTCGAACGTGCCGGCCGTGTGGCTGACTTCCTCGAATTCGCCGAAGTGCTTACCCTCGACGCTCTGCACCGCGAAGAATCTTGCGGCGGTCACTTCCGTGAAGAAAGCCAGACCGAAGAAGGCGAAGCCAAGCGCGACGACGAACACTTCTGCTACGTGGGCGCCTGGGAATACAAGGGCGACGGCGTGAAGCCGGAACTCTCCAAGGAACCCCTTACCTTTGATAACGTCCACCTTGTTACTAGGAGCTACAAATAA
- the ndk gene encoding nucleoside-diphosphate kinase, whose translation MEMTFAMIKPNAVKSGLVGRIIDRYIAAGLSVCAVKMHQMTSADARGFYAEHVEKPFFPELEAYMTKGPSVMLALGGENAIAKVRAINGATNPAKAEPGTLRYDFAPSMTENVVHSSDSPESAKRELDFWFKEDERYAYEMPSLKACCVL comes from the coding sequence ATGGAAATGACATTTGCAATGATCAAGCCCAATGCCGTGAAATCCGGCCTCGTGGGCCGCATTATCGACCGTTACATCGCTGCAGGCCTCTCTGTCTGCGCCGTGAAGATGCACCAGATGACTTCTGCTGATGCTCGCGGTTTCTACGCTGAACACGTGGAAAAGCCGTTCTTCCCGGAACTCGAAGCCTACATGACCAAGGGCCCGTCCGTGATGCTCGCCCTCGGCGGCGAAAATGCCATTGCCAAGGTCCGCGCCATCAACGGTGCAACCAATCCGGCTAAGGCGGAACCCGGTACCCTCCGCTACGATTTTGCTCCTTCCATGACCGAAAACGTCGTGCACAGCTCCGACAGCCCCGAATCCGCCAAGCGCGAACTGGACTTCTGGTTCAAGGAAGACGAACGCTACGCTTACGAAATGCCGAGCCTCAAGGCCTGCTGCGTCCTCTAA
- a CDS encoding succinate dehydrogenase/fumarate reductase iron-sulfur subunit, with amino-acid sequence MSGLNLTLKIWRQKDAKTKGQFETVKINDVSPDMSFLEMLDIVNEEQMKQGKEGFAFDHDCREGICGMCSLVINGMPHGPDHATTTCQLHMRKFKDGDTIVIEPWRAAAFPVIRDCAVDRTAFDRIIAAGGFVSVNTGAAPEASVIPVPKADADRAFDAAACIGCGACVAACKNASAMLFVSAKVSHLSFLPQGKVEAKKRVLAMVAQMDKEGFGNCTNLYECQAACPKGITVDYIAKMNREYLGATVTYAEKVYGKD; translated from the coding sequence ATGAGCGGACTCAATTTGACTTTGAAGATTTGGCGTCAGAAGGATGCCAAGACCAAGGGACAGTTCGAAACTGTCAAGATCAACGATGTTTCTCCGGACATGTCCTTCTTGGAAATGCTCGACATTGTGAACGAAGAACAGATGAAGCAGGGCAAGGAAGGCTTCGCTTTCGACCACGACTGCCGCGAAGGTATTTGTGGTATGTGCTCTCTCGTCATCAACGGTATGCCGCACGGTCCCGACCATGCAACGACTACCTGCCAGCTTCACATGCGCAAGTTCAAGGATGGCGATACCATCGTGATCGAACCGTGGCGCGCCGCCGCATTCCCGGTTATCCGTGACTGCGCCGTTGACCGTACCGCTTTCGACCGCATTATCGCTGCTGGTGGTTTCGTTTCTGTGAACACCGGTGCCGCTCCTGAAGCATCCGTGATCCCGGTTCCCAAGGCTGATGCCGACCGCGCCTTTGACGCTGCCGCTTGTATCGGTTGCGGTGCCTGCGTGGCCGCTTGTAAGAACGCTTCTGCAATGCTCTTCGTTTCTGCGAAGGTTTCTCACCTCAGCTTCTTGCCGCAGGGCAAGGTCGAGGCCAAGAAGCGCGTTCTCGCCATGGTCGCTCAGATGGACAAGGAAGGCTTCGGCAACTGCACGAACCTTTACGAATGCCAGGCTGCATGCCCGAAGGGTATCACCGTGGATTACATCGCCAAGATGAACCGCGAATACCTCGGCGCTACCGTGACCTACGCCGAAAAGGTTTATGGCAAAGACTAG